The following coding sequences lie in one Haematobia irritans isolate KBUSLIRL chromosome 3, ASM5000362v1, whole genome shotgun sequence genomic window:
- the LOC142231037 gene encoding uncharacterized protein LOC142231037 codes for MNNKTSWFENLTNKTIPTNVKWLLSLGPKFSLPTTTTSFPLFNVIAEGDECIQTLDNKEEQENARVRLASLIDDHIQKTKPNKKEKFILDTVGETRKYLKENKDLLILTADKGGKTVAMYKDDYDIKMKNILRDICTYRRLKRDPTSTLQTKNNKLVEKLFRMNIIDTNEKLKLICKTANAPRIYGLPKIHKEGVPVRPICSSINSPSYELSKYIVNILKNLTKDSKYNVKDAIEFKNKTSNIKIEDNETMISFDVVSLFPSIPVNLAIKIIKEKWDEIKDYTKIPMDIFIEMLTFCIKDSRYFVYDDKVYEQRKGMPMGSPASPIIADIVSSLYI; via the coding sequence ATGAACAACAAAACAAGTTGGTTTGAGAACCTCACAAATAAAACCATACCAACTAATGTTAAATGGCTGCTTTCTCTAGGACCCAAGTTTTCTCTTCCGACAACAACAACTTCCTTTCCGTTGTTCAATGTTATAGCTGAAGGCGATGAGTGCATACAAACATTAGACAATAAAGAAGAACAAGAGAACGCGAGAGTACGTTTAGCTTCTCTTATAGATGACCACATACAAAAGACTAAACCAAATAAGAAAGAGAAATTTATACTTGACACAGTGGGGGAGACACGGAAATATCTAAAGGAAAATAAAGATTTACTTATTCTAACTGCTGATAAAGGGGGAAAAACCGTAGCGATGTATAAAGACGATTATGACATaaagatgaaaaatattttaagagaTATTTGTACATATAGACGCTTAAAAAGAGATCCGACATCAACACtacaaaccaaaaataacaaactgGTGGAAAAATTATTCAGAATGAACATCATTGACaccaacgaaaaattaaaattgatatgTAAAACTGCTAACGCCCCTCGAATTTATGGACTTCCGAAGATACATAAGGAAGGAGTCCCTGTAAGACCGATATGTTCTTCAATAAATTCCCCCTCTTATGAACtatcaaaatatattgtaaatattttgaaaaatttgacgaaagatTCCAAATATAATGTAAAGGACGCAATTGAATTTAAGAATAAAACCAGTAATATTAAGATTGAGGACAATGAAACAATGATCTCGTTTGACGTAGTATCTCTTTTTCCAAGTATTCCAGTAAATTTGGCGATTaagattataaaagaaaaatgggACGAAATAAAGGACTATACGAAGATACCGatggatatttttatagaaatgttaactttttgtaTAAAGGACTCAAGATATTTTGTATATGAT